A single window of Arcobacter venerupis DNA harbors:
- a CDS encoding transaldolase encodes MSLKEDINFSLWCDFIERDFLETRFKEIIKKNIIQGATSNPAIFESSITNSLAYKQQLDMLQANNEKTIYEELALTDIKRAAFLLNELHKNDADDGFISIEVDPLLCDDAAGTIEEGVRLYSSISADNVMIKVPATQAGYIAMRELTSKGINVNATLIFSPEQAIKCTQALDEGIKDSNKDIRAVVSIFVSRFDRLTDNDFKLKGLQTSKLGIINATKCYHEINKFGNPNIRTLFASTGVKGDELSPSYYVDNLIYPNSINTAPLATIEDWVKDGSKVETAIMSETDCDKYFATLKLKGINMENIYSKLLTDGLESFKVSFRDLLSKLIH; translated from the coding sequence ATGAGTTTAAAAGAAGATATTAATTTCTCTTTATGGTGTGATTTTATTGAAAGAGATTTTTTAGAAACAAGATTTAAAGAGATTATCAAAAAAAATATTATTCAAGGTGCTACTTCAAATCCTGCGATTTTTGAATCATCAATTACAAATTCTCTAGCATACAAACAACAACTTGATATGCTTCAAGCAAATAATGAAAAAACTATTTATGAAGAGTTAGCTCTAACAGATATTAAAAGAGCAGCTTTTTTATTAAATGAATTACATAAAAATGATGCTGATGATGGTTTTATTTCTATTGAAGTTGACCCACTTTTATGTGATGATGCAGCAGGAACTATAGAAGAGGGAGTTCGACTTTATTCTTCAATTAGTGCTGATAATGTTATGATAAAAGTTCCTGCAACACAAGCTGGATATATTGCAATGAGAGAGTTAACTTCAAAGGGAATAAATGTAAATGCAACTTTGATTTTTTCGCCTGAACAAGCAATAAAATGTACTCAAGCTTTAGATGAGGGAATCAAAGATTCAAATAAAGATATTAGAGCAGTTGTTTCTATTTTTGTATCAAGATTTGATAGATTAACTGATAATGATTTTAAATTAAAAGGTTTACAAACTTCAAAATTAGGAATCATAAACGCAACTAAATGTTACCATGAAATTAACAAATTTGGAAATCCAAATATTAGAACTCTTTTTGCAAGTACAGGAGTAAAAGGTGATGAATTAAGTCCTAGTTATTATGTTGATAACTTAATTTATCCAAACTCAATAAATACAGCACCACTTGCTACAATCGAAGATTGGGTTAAAGATGGTTCAAAAGTTGAAACTGCAATTATGAGTGAAACTGACTGTGATAAATATTTTGCAACTTTAAAATTAAAAGGAATAAATATGGAAAATATTTATTCAAAACTTTTAACTGATGGTCTTGAATCTTTTAAAGTTTCATTTAGAGATTTACTTTCAAAATTAATTCACTAA
- a CDS encoding arsenate reductase family protein, with amino-acid sequence MITVYGIKTCGSVRNALKFFKDNNIEVDFFDFKKENPSSDKIKDWTTKADINVLFNNKGTKYKTLNLKELNLDNNGKYEWLCKEPLLFKRPVIEFDDKVLVAWDEEVYKNTFL; translated from the coding sequence ATGATTACAGTTTACGGTATAAAAACTTGTGGAAGTGTAAGAAACGCTCTTAAATTCTTCAAAGACAACAATATAGAAGTTGATTTTTTTGATTTTAAAAAAGAGAATCCATCAAGTGATAAAATCAAAGATTGGACTACAAAAGCTGATATAAATGTGCTTTTTAATAATAAAGGAACAAAATATAAAACATTAAATTTAAAAGAGTTAAACCTTGATAATAATGGAAAATATGAATGGCTTTGTAAAGAACCATTACTTTTTAAACGTCCAGTTATTGAATTTGATGATAAAGTTCTTGTAGCTTGGGATGAAGAAGTTTATAAGAATACTTTTTTATAA
- the tgt gene encoding tRNA guanosine(34) transglycosylase Tgt — MEFKIDATSNKARACTIVTAHSTIETPVFMPVGTQGTVKALDANDMLELGAKIILGNTYHLYLRPGSKLIKKFGGLHGFSKFPNSFLTDSGGFQAFSLSSNSKPDENGIMFKSHIDGSKHYFTPKSVLDTQYDLNSDIMMILDDLVALPNTKERISKSIERTTKWAKEAIEYHMEQKAKGIGTHQNIFAIIQGGTDKEFRKQSAEQLCALSDYDGFAIGGLSVGEPNADMYETVEWTTQFMPKDKPRYLMGVGTPEDLIENIERGVDMFDCVMPTRNARNGTLFTTFGRLNIKKADYKDDMTPIDEACDCYTCKNFSKAYLNHLYRAKEITYFRLGSIHNIHYYLSLMKEARTAILNDNWVEFKKEFYAKRSK; from the coding sequence ATGGAATTTAAAATTGACGCTACTTCAAATAAAGCTAGAGCTTGTACAATAGTTACAGCTCATAGTACAATAGAAACTCCTGTTTTTATGCCAGTTGGGACTCAAGGAACAGTTAAAGCACTTGATGCAAATGACATGTTAGAACTTGGAGCAAAAATAATACTTGGGAATACTTATCACTTATATTTAAGACCAGGAAGTAAACTTATTAAAAAGTTTGGAGGACTTCATGGTTTCTCAAAATTTCCTAACTCGTTTTTAACTGACTCAGGTGGTTTTCAAGCATTTTCTTTAAGTTCAAACTCAAAACCTGATGAAAATGGAATTATGTTTAAATCACATATTGATGGAAGCAAACACTACTTTACACCTAAAAGTGTACTTGATACTCAATATGATTTGAATTCTGATATTATGATGATTTTAGATGATTTAGTCGCATTGCCAAATACAAAAGAAAGAATTTCAAAATCAATTGAAAGAACTACAAAATGGGCAAAAGAAGCAATTGAATATCACATGGAACAAAAAGCAAAGGGAATTGGAACACACCAAAATATTTTTGCAATTATTCAAGGTGGAACTGACAAAGAGTTTAGAAAACAAAGTGCTGAACAACTTTGTGCTTTAAGTGATTATGATGGTTTTGCGATTGGTGGATTAAGCGTTGGTGAACCAAATGCTGATATGTACGAAACTGTTGAGTGGACAACTCAATTTATGCCAAAAGATAAACCAAGATATTTAATGGGTGTTGGAACACCTGAAGATTTAATAGAAAATATTGAGCGTGGTGTTGATATGTTTGACTGCGTAATGCCCACAAGAAATGCAAGAAATGGAACTTTATTTACTACTTTTGGAAGATTAAATATTAAAAAAGCTGATTATAAAGATGATATGACACCAATAGATGAAGCGTGTGATTGTTATACTTGTAAAAACTTTTCAAAAGCCTATTTAAATCACTTGTATAGAGCAAAAGAGATTACATATTTTAGACTTGGTTCTATTCACAATATTCACTACTATTTATCTTTAATGAAAGAAGCAAGAACTGCTATTTTAAATGATAATTGGGTTGAATTTAAAAAAGAGTTTTACGCTAAAAGAAGCAAATAA
- a CDS encoding class II 3-deoxy-7-phosphoheptulonate synthase, which produces MNNWNPSSWRDFPIKQQPTYNDLEKLKKVENELASYPPLIFAGEALNLRKQLADVVNGKAFLLQGGDCAESFASFNATNIKDLFKVMMQMAVVLTFSGGCPVVKVGRVAGQFAKPRSSDFEEIDGISLPSYRGDIINDMEFTEKARNPRAKKLLKAYNQSAATMNLLRAFSRGGMADLNQVHLWNLDFVKDNYLGAKYEELANKISESLTFMKACGITSENTPQLNQTTLFTSHEALLLNYEQALTRRDSITGDWFNCAAHMLWIGDRTRDLRDAHIEYFRGINNPIGCKVGPTMKEDELIQLIDTLNPNNEAGRLNLIVRMGANKVGDFLPKLLKRVKAEGKNVLWSSDPMHGNTIKADNGYKTRDFEAILSEVKQFFQIHRSEGTYAGGIHLEMTGQNVTECTGSASSAVTQESLSNRYHTQCDPRMNADQALELSFMIADTLKDARKNLV; this is translated from the coding sequence ATGAACAATTGGAATCCTAGTAGCTGGAGAGATTTTCCTATAAAGCAACAACCTACTTATAATGATTTAGAAAAACTAAAAAAAGTAGAAAATGAATTAGCTTCTTATCCTCCTTTAATTTTTGCTGGTGAGGCCTTAAATTTAAGAAAACAATTAGCTGATGTTGTAAATGGAAAAGCATTTTTACTTCAAGGTGGAGATTGTGCTGAATCTTTTGCGTCATTTAACGCAACAAATATCAAAGATTTATTTAAAGTTATGATGCAAATGGCTGTAGTTTTAACATTTTCTGGTGGTTGTCCTGTTGTAAAAGTAGGACGAGTTGCTGGACAATTTGCAAAACCTAGATCTTCAGATTTTGAAGAAATAGATGGAATATCACTGCCATCATATAGAGGTGATATTATAAATGATATGGAATTTACTGAAAAAGCTAGAAATCCAAGAGCTAAAAAACTTTTAAAAGCATACAATCAAAGTGCTGCAACAATGAATCTTTTAAGAGCATTTTCAAGGGGTGGAATGGCTGATTTGAATCAAGTTCATTTATGGAATTTAGATTTTGTTAAAGATAATTATTTAGGTGCAAAATATGAAGAACTTGCAAATAAAATATCTGAAAGTTTAACATTTATGAAAGCTTGTGGAATTACAAGTGAAAATACTCCACAACTAAATCAAACAACTCTATTTACTTCACATGAAGCGCTATTATTAAATTATGAACAAGCACTGACTAGACGTGATTCAATCACTGGTGATTGGTTTAACTGTGCTGCTCATATGTTATGGATTGGGGATAGAACAAGAGATTTAAGAGATGCTCATATTGAATATTTTAGAGGAATAAATAATCCAATTGGATGTAAAGTAGGACCAACTATGAAAGAGGATGAATTAATCCAATTAATTGATACTTTAAATCCAAATAATGAAGCTGGAAGATTAAATTTAATCGTTAGAATGGGAGCAAATAAAGTAGGTGATTTCTTACCTAAATTATTAAAAAGAGTAAAAGCTGAGGGTAAAAATGTATTATGGTCAAGTGATCCAATGCATGGTAATACGATTAAAGCTGATAATGGATACAAAACAAGAGATTTTGAAGCGATTTTAAGTGAAGTAAAACAATTTTTCCAAATACATAGATCTGAGGGTACATATGCAGGTGGAATTCACTTAGAAATGACAGGACAAAATGTAACAGAGTGTACAGGAAGTGCCTCTTCTGCTGTTACTCAAGAGAGTTTATCAAATAGATATCACACTCAATGTGACCCAAGAATGAATGCTGACCAAGCTTTAGAATTATCATTTATGATAGCTGATACTTTAAAAGATGCAAGAAAAAATTTAGTATAA
- a CDS encoding COG3400 family protein, producing the protein MKKILIILDGIVAKKLMQRIIEANTGDNSYDVIYMSDLILPVQKPSNFTFYKFDPTSKSKLAMVLDKNIHTEVLIAQNSKDEMLNVIKNIREHTKNIQMTILDYWGMKINDPLVNIYRGIEVLANGMVEKLPNVPVLAQNIGLKQGEIMEIRIPFGSSYAYRYIGSIEQKEWKIFALYRNQKMITVKPSLVLKPNDVILVIGKPDVLMQVYNVIGKTQGQFPMPFGTNIYLYLDLYLQNDESVKKAIDEAKYLNQKLKNNLLIVRITRPTSVSIMQYIKDELKYFPTIVLVIDYGNKGFSKIIKEDFRKNNIGMIMLTTEMFKYKENIRSVLDLKIPIFKFGKENLKAVKRTVIILNDTNSYEQISPIVFDISSQLKIKTKIFDLDPIGEKDGKTNLLDHFENLAKIFNEKVEVVSSAQNPIRELKKQKEMLQLLPLKENMFKKRFFFKFFYTNSDFIAFDLNKFNQLLIPIVEE; encoded by the coding sequence ATGAAAAAAATATTAATTATCCTAGATGGTATTGTTGCAAAAAAATTAATGCAAAGAATTATTGAAGCAAATACAGGTGACAATAGTTACGATGTAATATATATGAGTGACTTAATTTTACCTGTTCAAAAACCCTCAAACTTCACATTTTATAAGTTCGATCCGACTTCAAAATCAAAACTAGCAATGGTTTTAGATAAAAATATTCACACAGAAGTTTTAATAGCTCAAAATTCAAAAGACGAAATGCTCAATGTTATAAAAAATATTAGAGAACATACAAAAAATATTCAAATGACTATTTTAGATTATTGGGGAATGAAAATAAATGATCCTTTAGTAAATATTTACAGAGGAATTGAAGTTCTAGCAAATGGAATGGTTGAAAAACTTCCAAATGTTCCAGTACTTGCCCAAAATATTGGTCTAAAACAGGGTGAAATTATGGAAATTAGAATCCCATTTGGAAGCTCTTATGCTTATAGATATATAGGTTCAATTGAGCAAAAAGAGTGGAAAATCTTTGCATTATATAGAAATCAGAAAATGATTACTGTTAAACCATCTTTAGTTTTAAAACCAAATGATGTGATTTTAGTTATTGGAAAACCTGATGTTTTAATGCAAGTTTATAATGTAATTGGAAAAACACAAGGGCAATTTCCTATGCCTTTTGGAACAAACATTTATCTATATTTAGATTTATATTTACAAAATGATGAAAGTGTTAAAAAAGCAATAGATGAAGCAAAATATCTAAATCAAAAATTAAAAAATAATTTATTAATTGTAAGAATCACAAGACCAACCTCTGTTTCAATTATGCAATATATAAAAGATGAGTTGAAGTATTTCCCAACTATTGTTTTAGTTATTGATTATGGAAATAAAGGTTTTAGCAAAATTATAAAAGAGGATTTCAGAAAAAATAACATTGGAATGATAATGTTAACAACTGAGATGTTTAAGTATAAAGAAAATATAAGAAGTGTATTAGATTTGAAAATTCCAATTTTTAAATTTGGTAAAGAGAATTTAAAAGCTGTAAAAAGAACAGTAATCATTTTAAATGATACAAACTCTTATGAACAAATATCACCAATTGTATTTGATATTTCAAGTCAGTTAAAAATAAAAACAAAGATTTTTGATTTAGATCCAATTGGAGAAAAAGATGGAAAAACTAATCTTTTAGACCATTTTGAGAATTTAGCAAAAATATTTAATGAAAAAGTTGAAGTTGTTTCAAGTGCACAAAATCCAATAAGAGAACTTAAAAAACAAAAAGAGATGCTTCAACTCTTACCTTTAAAAGAAAATATGTTTAAAAAGAGATTTTTCTTTAAGTTTTTCTATACAAATAGCGATTTTATAGCATTTGATTTAAATAAATTTAATCAATTATTGATTCCAATAGTTGAAGAGTAA
- a CDS encoding succinyldiaminopimelate transaminase — protein MNFEKYPFEKLNELLEGIIPNEEYALSVLTIGEPKFETPQFIQDKLKETTSSLQKYPSTIGEPFLRESMINFVKARFDITLHMSQIVPSFGTREVLFNFPQFALFDKKNPVIAFTNPFYQIYEGAAIASRAEVIHIDLTKENGFKANLSDEDLKRCDLVILNFPNNPTSASMSKADLGEWVKKALEFDFILVNDECYSEIYFDEATKPASLLEASIFVGNNSFKNVLVMNSISKRSSAPGLRSGFIAGDADILKEYLQYRTYVGCASPVPLQEAAAVAWNDQEHVAGFRKIYKKNFEIANEILGTPIPEATFYIWLEVKDELEFTKNLYKEKNVKVLPGSFLGRNGLGKGYIRIALVENEEKTREVLTRLKDFING, from the coding sequence ATGAATTTTGAAAAATATCCATTTGAAAAATTAAATGAATTATTAGAAGGGATTATCCCAAATGAAGAGTATGCATTATCAGTTTTAACAATTGGTGAGCCAAAATTTGAAACACCTCAATTTATACAGGATAAATTAAAAGAAACTACTTCAAGTTTGCAAAAATATCCATCAACAATAGGGGAGCCATTTTTAAGAGAATCAATGATAAATTTTGTAAAAGCAAGATTTGATATAACTTTACATATGAGTCAAATTGTACCATCTTTTGGTACAAGAGAAGTTTTATTTAATTTCCCACAATTTGCTCTATTTGATAAAAAAAATCCAGTTATAGCATTTACAAATCCATTTTATCAAATCTATGAGGGTGCTGCAATTGCTTCAAGAGCTGAGGTTATTCACATTGATTTAACAAAAGAGAATGGTTTTAAAGCAAACTTAAGTGATGAAGATTTAAAAAGATGTGATTTAGTAATTTTAAATTTCCCAAATAATCCAACATCAGCTTCAATGAGTAAAGCAGATTTAGGTGAATGGGTTAAAAAAGCTTTAGAGTTTGATTTTATTTTAGTAAATGATGAGTGTTATTCTGAGATTTATTTTGATGAAGCTACAAAACCAGCTTCACTTCTAGAAGCTTCAATTTTTGTTGGAAATAACAGTTTTAAAAATGTTTTAGTAATGAACTCTATTTCAAAAAGAAGTAGTGCACCAGGGCTACGAAGTGGATTTATTGCAGGTGATGCAGATATTTTAAAAGAGTATTTACAGTACAGAACTTATGTAGGTTGTGCAAGTCCAGTTCCTCTTCAAGAAGCAGCTGCAGTTGCGTGGAATGACCAAGAACATGTAGCAGGTTTTAGAAAAATTTATAAAAAGAATTTTGAAATAGCAAATGAAATTTTAGGAACTCCAATTCCAGAAGCGACTTTTTATATTTGGTTAGAAGTAAAAGATGAATTAGAATTTACAAAAAACTTGTATAAAGAAAAAAATGTAAAAGTACTACCTGGAAGTTTTTTAGGTAGAAATGGTTTAGGAAAAGGTTATATTAGAATTGCTCTTGTTGAAAATGAAGAGAAAACAAGAGAAGTTCTTACAAGATTAAAGGATTTTATAAATGGATAA
- the gatC gene encoding Asp-tRNA(Asn)/Glu-tRNA(Gln) amidotransferase subunit GatC codes for MTVDDNLIAKLAKLSSLEIDDSRKEKLKSELGDIINFVENLNEIDVSGIEATFSTIEGGTPFREDVAEQNLELASHILKHAPKSEDGYFIVPKIIE; via the coding sequence ATGACTGTTGATGATAACTTAATAGCAAAATTAGCAAAACTTTCAAGTTTAGAAATTGATGATTCAAGAAAAGAAAAATTAAAATCAGAATTGGGTGATATTATAAACTTTGTTGAAAATTTAAATGAAATTGATGTTTCAGGAATTGAAGCAACATTTAGTACAATCGAGGGAGGAACACCTTTTAGAGAAGATGTTGCAGAGCAAAATCTAGAACTAGCAAGCCATATTTTAAAACATGCTCCGAAATCTGAAGATGGTTATTTTATAGTTCCAAAAATTATTGAGTAA
- the serB gene encoding phosphoserine phosphatase SerB produces the protein MKLAVFDFDSTLMDGETIDFLAEELGIGEQVTKITEEAMSGRLDFFESLTTRVALLKGMDYQRVVDICSNLPLMPGAMELVPALQKMGYKVVCFSGGFRIGTTPAREKLGLDADFSNVLHEKDGKLTGLIGGDMMFGYSKGDMLQRIQGLMGITRAETLVCGDGANDLSMFAHADTRVAFCAREVLKKEANVVIDTKDLTKILDYIK, from the coding sequence ATGAAATTAGCTGTTTTCGATTTTGATTCAACACTTATGGATGGGGAGACTATCGACTTTTTAGCAGAAGAGTTAGGTATAGGTGAACAAGTTACAAAGATTACTGAAGAAGCAATGAGTGGAAGATTAGATTTTTTTGAATCTTTGACTACAAGAGTTGCACTTTTAAAAGGTATGGATTACCAAAGAGTTGTAGATATTTGCTCAAATCTTCCTTTAATGCCGGGTGCAATGGAGTTAGTTCCTGCACTTCAAAAAATGGGTTACAAAGTAGTTTGTTTTTCTGGTGGTTTTAGAATTGGCACAACTCCTGCAAGGGAAAAATTAGGTTTAGATGCTGATTTTTCAAATGTTTTACATGAAAAAGATGGGAAATTAACAGGTCTAATTGGTGGAGATATGATGTTTGGATATTCAAAAGGTGATATGCTTCAAAGAATTCAAGGTTTAATGGGAATTACAAGAGCTGAAACTTTAGTTTGTGGTGATGGAGCAAATGATTTATCTATGTTTGCCCACGCTGATACAAGAGTTGCATTTTGTGCAAGAGAAGTTCTTAAAAAAGAAGCAAATGTAGTTATTGATACAAAAGATTTAACAAAAATTTTAGATTATATTAAATAG
- a CDS encoding outer membrane protein OmpK yields the protein MKNLIFKIVLLTIFLFINVSAKDIGDITNSQWATLHLYKGEKQRAGPFAFDDTYAEFEFGGRYEWLDLYGYIDFIDALNSSTSDKHGDNNFFADIEPRISLDYLLDKDLSYGALKELFFAFDIYYADPSPGNDKGLKILWMGLGSDIDIPWLGKSGVNLYTRYIEENYGSSNENSFDGYVAHINWFKPIYNFSESKFISFQGYLDYEFGSDIPQIDFEKTYRTSDSLQSYLGLWLHEKKWTVGYGLKAYKDMTQWKDGEILNGKKTDTTGFAHYFNVGYKF from the coding sequence ATGAAAAATCTTATTTTTAAAATAGTTTTATTAACTATTTTTTTATTTATTAATGTCTCTGCGAAAGACATTGGTGATATTACAAATTCACAATGGGCTACTTTGCACCTATATAAAGGTGAAAAGCAAAGAGCAGGACCTTTTGCTTTTGATGATACTTATGCAGAATTTGAATTTGGTGGAAGATATGAATGGCTGGATTTATATGGTTATATAGATTTTATAGATGCCTTAAATAGCTCAACTAGTGATAAACATGGAGATAATAATTTCTTTGCAGATATAGAACCTAGAATTTCTCTTGATTATTTATTAGATAAAGATTTATCTTATGGTGCTTTAAAAGAGTTGTTTTTTGCTTTTGATATATATTATGCAGATCCTAGTCCTGGAAATGATAAGGGTTTAAAAATCCTTTGGATGGGACTAGGAAGTGATATAGATATTCCTTGGTTAGGTAAAAGTGGAGTAAATCTTTATACTAGATATATTGAAGAAAATTATGGTTCAAGTAATGAAAATAGTTTTGATGGATATGTGGCTCACATAAATTGGTTTAAACCTATTTACAATTTTAGTGAAAGTAAATTTATATCATTTCAAGGTTACTTAGATTATGAATTTGGAAGTGATATTCCACAAATAGATTTTGAAAAAACATATAGAACGAGTGATTCTTTACAATCATATTTAGGTTTATGGTTACATGAGAAAAAATGGACAGTTGGATATGGTTTAAAAGCTTATAAAGATATGACACAATGGAAAGATGGTGAAATATTAAATGGCAAAAAAACTGATACTACAGGTTTCGCACACTATTTTAATGTGGGATATAAATTTTAG